The following nucleotide sequence is from Pseudobdellovibrionaceae bacterium.
AAAAAAATCGTAAAGGGAGAAGCTCATGATCCGATTAAATAAAGCTTATATTTTACCCTTGATCATCACGATGTTCATACTAGACACGCACTTCACCCATGCTCAAGGGCGTAAACATTATAAGTCCGACAACTCTTATAGTCGCTATGACTCCAAGGACAGTTCTGAACGCAAAGATTTTGATAAAAACTTTAATCGCTATCAACATCTCTCGCCCCAACAAAAGCAAGAGAAGCTAGATAAGTGGCGTGAATTTAAATCCAACACCACTCCTGAAGAGCGCGATTTCATCATGAAAAAGATGCGCAGAGACCGCCGCCGTGGACGCTAAACTAAAATCTCTCCCCGCTCTAGATTTCTAAATAAATTTGAGTCGTGTTGAGTAAAAAAGAGGGGCTCTTGACCGCAACAATCAAGCTCAGTGGCGTTTTTACTTATGAAGGCAGAACTGTCGTGGCATGGTACTGCGGGTGTTGTTGATTAACGGCATTAAGCTGTCCGCAAGCTGCAAAGATGTCTTCGCCTCGAGTCTGACGAATATAAACCTTGATCCCTCTTTTCATTAAGTATCTCTGAAACGACAACACCGTTTGCATATCCGGCTTAAAATAACCAGAGCCTGGATGTTCATTAAAAGGAATCAGATTGATCATGCATCTCATACCTCTAAGAAGCTCGGCTAACTCCCCTGCATGCTCCATTTGATCCGTCACTCCCTTAAGCATCACGTATTCAAAAGTCACATCTTGACCTGTCTTTTGAATATGAGCCTCACAGGCTTTCAACAGATCTTCAATGGGCCATTTTTTATTTACTGGCATAATGTCACTGCGAACTTGATTGTTAGACCCATTTAAGCTAACAGCCAAACGTGCACCAGAATCAGAAATCAAAGGAATCATGGGCACCAGTCCTGATGTGGAGACGGTCACTCGTTTGCGAGAGAAGTTCAATCCATGGGGCTGATTTAAAATATCAATGGAATGAAAGACCGCGGTGGGATTATCTAAAGGCTCGCCCATACCCATAAACACCACATTGGTCAGGGGGGTTTGCTCTTGCTGTTCTAAGATATTTTGCACCTGCACAAATTGCCCCACAATTTGGCCCGCAGAAAGTCGCTTTTTAAGCTTCTCTTTACCTGTGTAACAGAATTTACAAGCTAAATTGCAACCCACTTCAGAAGACACACACAGGGTCTTTCTTTGGTCTGCGGGAATCATTACAGTTTCAACTGTAAAACCTTCACCTACAGCAAAGAGAAATTTTTGTGTTCCGTCCTTACTGATACGGTGATCTACAATCTCAGGAAGATTAAAACTCACCCACTCCTTCACCTGTGCCCGAAAAGCCACGGAAAGGTCTGTCATCAGCTCAGGGTCATACACTTTTTTGACATAAACCCATTTGTATATCTGCTGAGCCCTAAAGGGTTTTTCCCCTTTAGACTTTAAAAACTCGGCAAAATCTTGGAGTTTAAAATCAAAAAAATTAACCATCGTATTGCTCACTCTTTTCCTATACATGACCCCCTATTTTCTGTAAACCCAGGACCCCATCGATGTAAAAAGTACCTCTCAAAAATGACCTTTTTAATGGTTTTTAAGAAGAAACATGTGAAGCCCACGTTAAGGGCTTTTTGTCACTAGGACTAACTCAGGGCAACGCCAAATAATTAGGATTCCAATATATTGCAATTCAGGTTATTTAGAGGCTATTCAATGTTTTTGAATGATAAGGAAATAAGGAGAAGTTATGATTCACTCAGAGGATCACCTCTACGCCAACGCCTTTTTTAAAAATACCATGGACCATTTAGACAAAGTAGGGAAACTCGCTAACATCAGTCCCCACGTCCTAGAAAGCCTAAAGCACCCAAGGCGAAGCATCACCGTCTCTATCCCTGTAAGAATGGACAACAATGAAATGATGGTCTTCACAGGTTACCGTGTCCAACACAACCAAGTTTTAGGACCTTTTAAAGGCGGAATCCGCTTCCACCCTGCTGTTAATTTCGGAGAAGTTGCAGCCCTTGCAACCTTAATGACTTTTAAAAACTCTTTGCTCAATTTACCTTTAGGTGGAGCCAAAGGGGGCGTAGCTGTTGATCCGTCTACACTTTCAACCAATGAAGTTGAGCAGCTCACGCGCCGATTCACACGTGAGATTGCGCCCTTTATCGGACCTGACAAAGACATTCCTGCTCCTGACGTCGGCACAAGCGCACAGACTATGGCATGGATGATGGACACTTATTCTCTAGACACAGGATTCTCTCAAACAGGTGTTGTTACTGGTAAGCCTGTTGAGATCGGAGGCTCTAGAGGACGTGAGTCCGCAACAGGTTTAGGTGTGGTGTTCACCATCGAAAAGGCTTTACAGACCCAAGGTAAAGACATCAAGGGAGCCACTCTTGCTGTTCAAGGGTTTGGTAAAGTAGGTATGCACGCCGCCCTTGAGGCCTTTAAACTGGGAGCCAAAGTTGTGGCTGTCAGTGATGTCTCTGGCGCCATTTATTCTGAAGAAGGATTAAACATTTCTGATGTGATTCAATTCCAAAAAGAAAATACTTTTATCAAAGGTTACCCCGAAGCAACAGACATCAGTAACG
It contains:
- the rlmN gene encoding 23S rRNA (adenine(2503)-C(2))-methyltransferase RlmN yields the protein MVNFFDFKLQDFAEFLKSKGEKPFRAQQIYKWVYVKKVYDPELMTDLSVAFRAQVKEWVSFNLPEIVDHRISKDGTQKFLFAVGEGFTVETVMIPADQRKTLCVSSEVGCNLACKFCYTGKEKLKKRLSAGQIVGQFVQVQNILEQQEQTPLTNVVFMGMGEPLDNPTAVFHSIDILNQPHGLNFSRKRVTVSTSGLVPMIPLISDSGARLAVSLNGSNNQVRSDIMPVNKKWPIEDLLKACEAHIQKTGQDVTFEYVMLKGVTDQMEHAGELAELLRGMRCMINLIPFNEHPGSGYFKPDMQTVLSFQRYLMKRGIKVYIRQTRGEDIFAACGQLNAVNQQHPQYHATTVLPS
- a CDS encoding Glu/Leu/Phe/Val dehydrogenase, encoding MIHSEDHLYANAFFKNTMDHLDKVGKLANISPHVLESLKHPRRSITVSIPVRMDNNEMMVFTGYRVQHNQVLGPFKGGIRFHPAVNFGEVAALATLMTFKNSLLNLPLGGAKGGVAVDPSTLSTNEVEQLTRRFTREIAPFIGPDKDIPAPDVGTSAQTMAWMMDTYSLDTGFSQTGVVTGKPVEIGGSRGRESATGLGVVFTIEKALQTQGKDIKGATLAVQGFGKVGMHAALEAFKLGAKVVAVSDVSGAIYSEEGLNISDVIQFQKENTFIKGYPEATDISNEDLLSLKVDVLAPCALEGVINKDNAAKIQASIIVEGANGPVTNEADLILNDKNILVVPDILANGGGVIVSYFEWVQDIIWLFWSEDEVRTKLQQIMYQCFDNVWKFKTEQNDTFRSAAMSVSLLRLQKAMMLRGQAW